Proteins from one Brevibacillus humidisoli genomic window:
- the pelG gene encoding exopolysaccharide Pel transporter PelG — protein sequence MAGIGFQLKRLFEREGLMGQIQAISYASLVTVGPMLSCIIAVAIIHWMLVSDNAPYVSREVFTAGIAYAFAFSFVITSPFSMFLTRLASDLLYEKRYDQLLPTFYRYLRITLLFGCVPALLFVWWTPLSIAEKVSLFVLYMELNLVWIEVVYVSAMKAYRSIAYSFLGGMTLAVALVWIYMEWAGAAVSAAGLLTMMAAGFFLIAATLLRAIERFFRTPESPALPPLRQDLQRYPSLLGIGLFTGLCMFWHQFAQWIFHGTWLADAFLVKPEYDVAVFYAVLSVLPTLVWFVVSVETSFYPKFRQYYDAILGKGTILDIDRARQEMHKVLIGELGKLMGIQLVFSLISVACGIRFLPYIGFTAQQVDTFNILVMAFYVYVMTSVVLLLLLYFDDRLGALSLSALFFAANLAASWLLRDEQYQGLPLFVASFPVLAVTLGRLVYRLRRLHYATFSAQPLHNRKRKLEQKRESAG from the coding sequence ATGGCTGGAATTGGATTTCAACTAAAGCGGCTGTTTGAGCGGGAAGGCTTGATGGGGCAGATCCAGGCGATTTCGTATGCTTCGTTGGTGACGGTTGGTCCTATGCTTAGCTGCATCATCGCTGTAGCGATTATCCACTGGATGCTGGTGAGTGACAATGCTCCTTATGTTTCCCGAGAAGTGTTTACGGCGGGCATCGCCTATGCCTTTGCCTTTTCGTTTGTGATCACATCGCCGTTTTCGATGTTTCTGACTCGCTTGGCGTCCGATCTGCTGTACGAAAAACGATACGACCAGCTTCTGCCTACCTTTTATCGGTATCTGCGGATTACGCTTCTCTTTGGCTGCGTACCTGCGCTTTTGTTTGTGTGGTGGACACCACTGTCGATCGCCGAAAAAGTTTCTTTGTTCGTGCTGTACATGGAATTGAACCTGGTCTGGATTGAAGTTGTATACGTGTCAGCGATGAAAGCGTATCGTTCTATAGCCTACTCCTTTCTGGGCGGCATGACGTTGGCAGTAGCTCTGGTATGGATATACATGGAGTGGGCTGGTGCTGCGGTCTCGGCAGCCGGTTTGCTGACGATGATGGCAGCTGGGTTCTTTTTGATTGCTGCGACACTGCTGCGGGCGATCGAACGTTTCTTCCGTACGCCTGAATCACCCGCCCTGCCTCCACTGCGCCAGGACCTTCAGCGGTACCCTTCCCTGCTGGGGATTGGTTTGTTTACCGGACTGTGCATGTTTTGGCACCAGTTTGCGCAGTGGATCTTTCACGGGACCTGGTTGGCAGACGCATTTCTCGTCAAGCCGGAATACGATGTGGCCGTCTTTTATGCCGTGCTGTCCGTTTTGCCGACACTCGTCTGGTTTGTCGTGTCTGTCGAGACATCGTTTTATCCGAAGTTCCGTCAGTATTATGATGCGATACTTGGGAAGGGAACGATACTGGATATTGACCGGGCCAGGCAGGAGATGCACAAGGTGCTGATTGGCGAGTTAGGCAAGCTGATGGGGATCCAGCTTGTCTTTTCCCTGATCTCCGTCGCCTGCGGGATCCGCTTTTTGCCGTATATCGGCTTTACCGCCCAACAGGTGGACACGTTCAACATCCTGGTGATGGCCTTTTACGTCTACGTGATGACCAGTGTGGTCCTGCTGCTCTTGCTCTATTTTGACGATCGACTGGGTGCGCTCAGCCTCTCGGCGCTGTTTTTTGCGGCCAACCTTGCGGCATCCTGGCTGCTGCGAGACGAACAGTACCAAGGGCTGCCGCTGTTTGTCGCCTCTTTTCCGGTACTGGCCGTTACGCTGGGCAGGCTGGTCTATCGGTTGCGTCGTCTGCATTACGCAACGTTTAGCGCTCAGCCCCTGCACAACCGCAAGAGAAAGCTGGAGCAGAAGCGTGAGTCGGCGGGATGA
- a CDS encoding CotH kinase family protein gives MARSSRNIRPLVWLLLIAIIIGGCQPAEPDQQPQPVTSQMDENGEYTPKLVENRLVYEDDQPDTIAHLYVTVTDDNLTAEQPFTWAQLNKISNVEEKKKAGKLNVIVQEGTAEGPESGLFGYDASHPNATITVRGASSLRRAQKSYKIKLFDSAGYWRNHQTINLNKHVSDFSRMRNKLSFDYFTKIPHMTSLRTQFVHLHVRDMTGGGPAQFVDYGLFTQIEHPNKSFLRMHGLDPYGHLYKASFFEFLRYPDQLKLADDAGYDKEAFESILEIDGSNDHSKLLQMLDDVNDMGKDFDEVFETHFDRDNFLTWMAANILMDNIDTNSQNFFLYSPLNSQKWFFLPWDYDGTWGYFETYGQKPGRRAPWQRGIANYWGSVLQKRFFKNPENVQQLVDKVEELSQIITPEENRRLIETYKPIVSSYVRRAPDVGYLPGPLDLYDEELQRIIEQPPENKRKFIESLQNPMPFFLGDVRQEQGKLTFNWDPSYDFQGDDVTYHFQLAKEPTFARPLVDRDGLTGTTLQLDAMEQGRYFWRVIVTDAQGNSMSAFDTYRSQDDVYHHGVREFYVE, from the coding sequence ATGGCTCGATCATCTCGAAATATACGGCCTCTTGTCTGGCTGCTGCTGATCGCTATCATCATCGGCGGATGTCAGCCAGCGGAGCCAGATCAGCAGCCGCAACCTGTCACCTCTCAGATGGATGAAAACGGAGAGTACACCCCCAAGCTAGTGGAAAACCGACTGGTATATGAGGACGACCAGCCTGACACCATCGCTCACTTGTACGTGACGGTGACAGATGATAATCTCACCGCCGAGCAACCGTTTACCTGGGCACAGCTAAACAAGATCTCCAATGTAGAAGAAAAAAAGAAGGCAGGGAAACTGAATGTGATCGTTCAGGAAGGGACGGCGGAGGGGCCCGAGAGTGGTTTGTTCGGCTATGACGCCTCCCATCCCAATGCAACGATTACGGTGCGCGGCGCATCGTCGCTGAGGCGAGCGCAAAAGTCGTACAAGATCAAACTATTCGACAGTGCCGGCTACTGGCGGAATCACCAGACGATCAACCTGAACAAACACGTGTCAGACTTTTCTCGAATGCGCAACAAACTTAGTTTTGACTACTTTACCAAGATTCCGCATATGACCAGTTTGCGGACGCAATTCGTCCACCTCCATGTCAGGGACATGACAGGAGGCGGTCCAGCCCAATTCGTAGATTACGGGTTGTTTACGCAGATTGAGCATCCCAACAAATCGTTTTTGCGGATGCACGGACTCGATCCGTATGGCCACTTGTACAAGGCCAGCTTTTTTGAGTTTCTCCGCTACCCTGATCAGTTGAAGCTGGCAGACGATGCGGGCTACGACAAGGAAGCGTTTGAATCGATTTTGGAGATCGATGGCTCCAACGATCACTCCAAGCTGCTGCAGATGCTGGACGATGTAAATGACATGGGCAAGGACTTTGACGAAGTCTTCGAGACACACTTTGACCGTGACAACTTTTTGACCTGGATGGCGGCCAACATCCTGATGGACAACATCGATACCAACTCCCAGAACTTTTTCCTCTACTCACCGCTTAACTCCCAGAAGTGGTTTTTCCTGCCGTGGGATTACGACGGGACGTGGGGGTACTTTGAAACGTACGGGCAGAAGCCAGGACGACGTGCACCATGGCAGCGCGGCATCGCCAACTACTGGGGAAGCGTGTTGCAAAAGCGATTCTTCAAAAACCCGGAAAACGTGCAACAATTGGTGGACAAGGTGGAGGAGTTGAGCCAGATCATCACGCCCGAAGAGAACCGGCGCCTGATCGAGACTTACAAGCCGATTGTCTCCTCCTATGTCCGGCGGGCTCCTGACGTCGGCTATCTGCCTGGTCCGCTAGATCTGTACGATGAAGAGCTTCAGCGGATCATCGAGCAGCCGCCGGAAAACAAGCGGAAGTTTATCGAGAGTCTGCAAAATCCGATGCCATTCTTCCTGGGCGATGTCCGGCAAGAGCAAGGGAAACTGACCTTTAACTGGGATCCGTCGTACGATTTCCAAGGTGACGATGTGACGTACCACTTCCAATTGGCCAAAGAACCAACCTTTGCCCGACCGCTGGTAGACCGGGACGGGCTGACGGGAACGACTTTGCAGTTGGACGCGATGGAACAGGGACGTTACTTTTGGCGCGTGATTGTTACGGATGCACAAGGGAACAGCATGTCCGCGTTTGATACGTACCGCAGTCAAGATGACGTGTATCATCACGGGGTTCGAGAGTTTTACGTGGAGTAA
- a CDS encoding polyphosphate polymerase domain-containing protein: protein MQKFGKKLRHELKYYLHRHEVAGLRDRVRHLLPLDSHSVSAEGYHIRSLYFDNMHESALYDKINGVFQRKKYRIRIYNVSDRVIKLERKSKWNEYVMKESADLTREQVERLLNGEIDWLGSSGHPLMSDFYRDLKHEVMRPSVIVDYTREAYVDELTNSRITLDKGLAAAFHAVDLFDPELPVWDVIEGPRTILEVKYDRFIPSNIRALLQLSAHNRSTISKYVLCKERQKVYSY from the coding sequence ATGCAAAAGTTCGGAAAAAAACTGCGTCATGAGCTAAAGTATTATCTGCACCGGCATGAAGTGGCGGGGCTGCGTGACCGCGTGCGGCATCTCCTGCCGCTCGATTCCCATTCGGTCAGCGCTGAGGGGTATCACATCCGCAGTCTCTATTTTGACAACATGCACGAAAGTGCCCTCTACGACAAGATCAATGGAGTGTTCCAGCGAAAAAAGTATCGCATCCGCATCTACAACGTGAGCGATCGGGTGATCAAGCTGGAACGGAAAAGCAAATGGAATGAATACGTGATGAAAGAGTCGGCGGATCTGACCCGCGAGCAGGTGGAGCGTCTGTTGAACGGCGAAATCGACTGGTTGGGCAGCAGCGGACATCCCTTGATGAGCGATTTCTACCGTGACTTGAAGCACGAAGTGATGCGTCCTTCGGTGATTGTTGACTACACTCGGGAAGCGTACGTGGACGAGTTGACCAATTCCCGTATCACGTTGGACAAGGGTCTGGCGGCAGCGTTTCACGCCGTTGATCTGTTCGACCCCGAACTGCCGGTGTGGGACGTGATCGAAGGACCGCGCACCATCCTGGAGGTCAAGTATGATCGTTTTATCCCGAGCAACATTCGGGCCCTGCTCCAATTGTCAGCCCATAACCGCTCGACGATCTCCAAATACGTCCTCTGCAAGGAAAGGCAAAAAGTATACAGCTATTAG
- a CDS encoding DUF4956 domain-containing protein, whose translation MDGLINFQDIFKKSVLNLESFQTISLLDTLLGLLISFLIGMFIYYVYRVCFRGVVYSHNYNITFVLMTIITALIIMTISTNIVLSLGMVGALSIVRFRTAVKDPMDIVYMFWSISAGIAVGAKIYPIAIIGSLVVGATIWWLSRRRDKTAPYLLILHYEDMAEEEVKRQVRKINAVLKSKTIRKGVTELTVEMRIRDDNTAFVNEISSIEGVRDVALVSYNGEYAQ comes from the coding sequence ATGGACGGACTGATCAATTTTCAGGATATCTTTAAGAAAAGTGTGTTAAACCTAGAGTCGTTTCAGACGATATCGCTGCTCGATACGCTGTTAGGACTGCTGATTTCGTTTCTGATCGGCATGTTTATCTATTATGTCTATCGGGTTTGTTTTCGCGGCGTCGTCTATAGCCACAATTACAATATCACGTTTGTCTTGATGACGATTATCACCGCACTAATCATCATGACGATCAGCACCAACATCGTGCTGTCGCTGGGGATGGTCGGCGCCCTCAGTATCGTGCGTTTCCGGACAGCGGTCAAAGATCCGATGGATATCGTCTACATGTTTTGGTCCATATCGGCAGGGATCGCGGTGGGGGCGAAGATTTACCCGATTGCGATCATCGGCTCACTGGTTGTCGGCGCTACGATCTGGTGGCTTTCCCGTCGGCGGGACAAGACTGCACCATACCTGCTGATCCTCCATTACGAGGATATGGCGGAGGAAGAAGTAAAACGGCAAGTGCGCAAGATCAACGCTGTGTTAAAGTCGAAGACGATTCGCAAAGGCGTGACCGAACTAACGGTGGAGATGCGCATACGCGACGACAACACAGCCTTTGTCAACGAGATCTCCAGCATCGAAGGGGTCAGGGATGTCGCGCTCGTAAGCTACAATGGCGAATACGCCCAGTAG
- a CDS encoding sirohydrochlorin chelatase: MKKKSGVLIIGHGSSSASWVQLVDHAVDQLDLPVPVVACFLELVEGRLIEDGIRQLEREGVERIIAVPLFVASGSTHIDEIGYMLGALQLAEPEEDWERIETDAEIVYCPPMDDHPLIEEIVLERAKELSADPASEVVMLVGHGADEGTNHLRWERLLQRLAVAVRERGGFKGATYGTLHPDNLHKRARAVTRKNRALIVPLFLSEGYFTQQVIPSRLEGLPYTYSGKTYLPHPHVSDWMQDVIKQVLQA; encoded by the coding sequence ATGAAGAAGAAAAGCGGAGTGCTGATCATAGGACACGGTTCAAGCAGCGCCTCTTGGGTACAACTGGTAGATCACGCGGTCGATCAGCTTGATCTGCCGGTTCCGGTTGTGGCCTGTTTTCTGGAACTGGTGGAGGGACGTCTGATTGAAGACGGCATCCGTCAACTGGAGCGGGAAGGGGTAGAGCGGATCATCGCTGTGCCGCTATTCGTGGCCTCAGGCAGCACCCATATCGATGAGATTGGCTATATGCTGGGCGCCCTGCAGCTGGCTGAGCCGGAAGAAGATTGGGAGCGTATCGAGACGGATGCGGAGATTGTCTACTGTCCACCGATGGATGACCATCCGTTGATCGAAGAGATCGTACTGGAGCGGGCCAAGGAGCTCTCCGCTGATCCAGCTTCGGAAGTGGTGATGCTGGTTGGTCACGGGGCAGACGAAGGGACAAACCACCTCCGCTGGGAACGGCTCCTGCAGCGGTTGGCAGTGGCTGTCCGCGAGCGCGGCGGATTCAAAGGAGCGACTTATGGCACCCTTCATCCCGACAATCTGCACAAGCGGGCCCGTGCGGTCACACGTAAAAACCGCGCGTTGATCGTACCGCTTTTTCTCAGCGAGGGGTATTTCACCCAACAAGTTATCCCGTCACGTCTGGAGGGGTTGCCGTACACCTACAGCGGCAAGACTTACCTGCCGCACCCCCATGTGAGTGATTGGATGCAAGATGTAATCAAGCAAGTCCTGCAGGCATAG
- a CDS encoding GyrI-like domain-containing protein produces the protein MSHTIQERKSSRQSFLFVGTPATTTNEAEMKGEGVIPAQWQRFYQEHILDQIPHKKDATILAVYTDYESDETGSYTFALGTEVTAVDHIANGMKSYSIPESNYVVFTTRIGPVQEIVVEAWQHIWEWSKTNKRAFATDFEVYDERCADPQNSQVDIYISVL, from the coding sequence TTGTCACACACCATACAAGAAAGAAAGAGCAGCAGGCAATCCTTCCTCTTCGTCGGAACACCTGCTACCACCACAAATGAGGCTGAAATGAAAGGGGAAGGAGTAATCCCGGCACAATGGCAGCGTTTCTATCAGGAACACATACTCGACCAAATCCCTCATAAAAAAGACGCCACAATCCTGGCTGTCTACACGGACTACGAATCGGACGAAACGGGCTCTTATACGTTTGCTTTAGGGACTGAGGTGACGGCAGTTGACCATATTGCGAACGGCATGAAAAGCTACTCCATACCAGAATCGAATTACGTGGTCTTTACGACAAGAATAGGACCTGTTCAAGAGATTGTGGTGGAAGCTTGGCAGCATATCTGGGAATGGTCAAAAACGAATAAAAGAGCATTCGCCACAGATTTTGAAGTATATGACGAGCGGTGTGCCGATCCTCAAAACAGTCAAGTTGACATTTATATCTCTGTGTTATAG
- a CDS encoding sigma-54-dependent transcriptional regulator → MQAKNCEVTVSHSGRDVYRLLETRPFPYHLALIDLKLPDANGLDLLPAIKAACPACEVIVMTGYSTIKSAVTAIQSGARDYLEKPFDNLDDLEQAIFSVLDHSHPQHDLITRQAVSYGMIYADDSPMATVMSVADKLAKKAINVLIEGETGTGKELMARFLHGASLRAQAPFIAMNCAAIPETLLESELFGHEKGAFTGAIKGRKGFFELADSGTLFLDEIGEAPATIQAKLLRVMETGEFMRIGGEQTLKGNIRFISATNRNLEREVELGRFRADLLYRLEGVKLTIPALRKRPGDIPLIVNHYLQKKSNDACRIDPAAVQVLQQYDWPGNVRQLLNVVNQAMALHDSPVLRVEHLPAQLLQERRDASPAPSMECPPDAFECFVEQEAARFVHTVTARIGSVDQIDFPRLLERIRRLEGEVGRRVIRQGLAETDGDRALLSDKLGISKRTLRYILNEKE, encoded by the coding sequence TTGCAGGCCAAAAACTGTGAGGTAACGGTATCCCACTCCGGACGGGACGTCTACCGGCTGCTGGAGACGCGCCCATTCCCGTATCATCTGGCCTTGATCGATTTGAAACTGCCCGATGCGAATGGATTGGACTTGCTGCCAGCGATCAAAGCGGCATGTCCTGCCTGTGAGGTCATCGTCATGACCGGCTACAGTACGATCAAGTCTGCCGTCACAGCAATCCAGTCGGGCGCTCGGGATTATCTGGAAAAGCCGTTTGACAATCTGGACGACTTGGAACAAGCGATCTTTTCCGTCTTGGATCACTCCCATCCCCAGCATGACCTGATCACCCGACAAGCTGTCAGCTACGGCATGATCTATGCTGATGACAGTCCGATGGCCACCGTGATGTCCGTTGCCGACAAACTGGCCAAAAAAGCGATCAATGTCCTGATCGAAGGAGAGACGGGCACAGGCAAAGAACTGATGGCCCGCTTTTTGCACGGCGCCAGCTTGCGTGCCCAAGCGCCGTTTATTGCGATGAATTGCGCTGCCATACCGGAGACCCTGTTGGAAAGCGAATTGTTCGGACATGAAAAAGGAGCATTTACGGGCGCGATCAAGGGTCGCAAAGGATTTTTTGAGTTGGCCGATTCAGGAACGCTTTTTCTCGACGAGATTGGAGAAGCGCCGGCGACGATTCAAGCCAAGCTGCTTCGCGTCATGGAGACAGGAGAGTTTATGCGGATCGGCGGTGAACAGACACTGAAAGGCAACATCCGGTTTATCTCCGCGACCAATCGCAATCTGGAGAGGGAAGTAGAGCTAGGGCGGTTCCGGGCTGATCTGTTGTATCGGCTGGAGGGCGTCAAGCTGACTATCCCCGCTTTGCGGAAAAGACCGGGTGACATTCCGCTCATCGTCAACCACTATCTGCAGAAAAAATCAAACGATGCTTGCCGGATCGACCCGGCAGCGGTACAGGTGCTGCAGCAATACGACTGGCCCGGCAACGTAAGGCAGCTGCTCAATGTGGTAAACCAGGCGATGGCGCTCCACGACTCGCCGGTGCTGCGGGTCGAGCACCTCCCCGCACAGCTTTTGCAGGAGAGAAGGGACGCCTCACCTGCCCCGTCAATGGAGTGCCCGCCAGATGCTTTTGAATGCTTTGTTGAGCAGGAAGCTGCCAGGTTTGTCCATACGGTCACGGCGCGCATCGGCTCTGTGGACCAGATCGATTTCCCTCGGCTGCTGGAACGAATCAGGCGATTGGAAGGGGAAGTGGGCCGTCGAGTGATCCGACAGGGGCTCGCAGAGACTGATGGGGATCGTGCTCTGCTGAGCGACAAGTTGGGGATTTCCAAACGCACGCTGCGTTATATCCTCAATGAAAAAGAATAG
- a CDS encoding sensor histidine kinase, which translates to MHPKQELLEKLTGIRSSRKSYYKELNYVVEEMKKKNKQLEIINQLTKIRINADWADVSAYLAEQLNQLLSFDVFVLTLMEGGSLALFASQRQQQSWTHVPITVPSNREAPSSVEELHDILQPAYLDWHMVSVPLQSRLQRSFGFLTLLQATRPQQEDEEQLILFRQIAEHIEVSVENILLFKDVSKKVGIEAQLVQSAKMAAIGEMAAGVAHELNSPLTAILGNAQLLLRQLPSDPLQQMTKDIYQCGVRCKKIIQNLLTFSRQEEYHFECLSVNELIEDVLVLIGYQLKVSGISISKQLSAEPLLFQGSRHQIEQILINLLLNARDALQDVPNPVITISSFCHVTADRSYVGVSVHDNGVGIEQESLSQIFQPFYTTKAARKGTGLGLSVSLGIAESHGGMVTVESEAGAYSTFTLLLPNYANEENASE; encoded by the coding sequence GCATCCCAAACAGGAACTGTTGGAAAAGTTGACAGGCATTCGCTCCTCCCGCAAAAGCTACTACAAAGAACTAAACTACGTAGTGGAAGAAATGAAGAAAAAGAACAAGCAGTTGGAGATTATCAATCAACTGACGAAGATCCGGATCAACGCCGACTGGGCCGACGTCAGTGCTTATTTGGCCGAACAGCTCAATCAACTGCTCTCGTTTGACGTATTCGTCCTCACCCTGATGGAAGGCGGCAGCCTAGCTTTATTTGCTTCCCAGCGACAGCAGCAGTCTTGGACGCATGTCCCCATCACCGTCCCATCCAATCGGGAAGCACCCTCATCCGTAGAGGAACTGCATGACATCCTGCAGCCTGCTTACCTCGATTGGCATATGGTCTCTGTCCCGCTGCAAAGCCGTTTGCAGCGCAGCTTCGGTTTTCTCACCCTGCTGCAGGCAACCCGACCACAGCAGGAGGACGAGGAGCAGCTCATCCTGTTTCGTCAAATCGCCGAGCACATCGAGGTGTCAGTGGAAAACATTCTGCTATTTAAAGATGTGAGCAAAAAAGTAGGAATTGAAGCCCAACTGGTCCAGTCCGCCAAAATGGCTGCCATCGGGGAGATGGCGGCAGGTGTCGCCCATGAGCTGAACAGCCCGCTGACCGCGATTCTGGGCAACGCTCAGCTATTGCTGCGTCAGTTGCCGTCCGATCCCCTGCAGCAGATGACAAAAGATATCTATCAATGCGGCGTACGCTGCAAAAAGATCATTCAAAATCTGCTAACCTTTTCCCGCCAGGAGGAGTACCACTTTGAATGTTTGTCCGTCAACGAGCTGATTGAAGACGTCCTGGTTCTGATCGGCTACCAACTGAAGGTCTCAGGCATCTCCATCTCCAAACAACTGTCAGCTGAACCACTCTTGTTCCAGGGCAGCCGGCATCAGATTGAACAGATCTTGATCAACCTGCTGCTCAACGCCCGTGACGCGCTGCAGGACGTACCCAATCCCGTCATCACCATCTCATCATTTTGCCATGTGACAGCCGATCGATCCTATGTCGGGGTATCAGTGCACGATAACGGCGTAGGCATTGAACAAGAGTCCCTTTCGCAGATCTTTCAGCCCTTTTATACGACCAAGGCAGCGAGGAAAGGTACCGGATTGGGTCTGTCCGTTAGTCTGGGGATCGCTGAATCGCATGGAGGAATGGTAACGGTTGAAAGCGAAGCAGGAGCGTACAGCACCTTTACCCTGCTTTTGCCAAACTACGCAAACGAGGAGAATGCGAGTGAATAA